GGGTGCGACCTTCCTTCTTGCCCCAAGGGGACACAGGGTGGCGACCGCCGGAGGTCTTACCCTCACCACCGCCGTGCGGGTGGTCAACAGGGTTCATCACAACACCACGCACGGTCGGGCGAACGCCCTTCCAGCGCATACGGCCGGCCTTGCCCCAGCGGATGTTGATCTGGTCGGCGTTGCCAACCTCACCCACGGTGGCGCGGCAACGGATGTCCACGCGGCGGATTTCGGAGGAAGGCATACGCAGCACTGCGTACTTGCCTGCCTTACCCAGCAACTGGATGGAAGCACCAGCGGAGCGGGCGAGCTTAGCGCCAGCGCCTGGCTTGAGCTCCACGCAGTGCACCACGGTACCGGCGGGGATGTTGCGCAGCGGCAGGTTGTTGCCAACCTTGATGTCTGCGTTAGCGCCAGCCTCGATGATTTGACCCTGCTTGAGGTTCTTCGGGGCGATGATGTAGCGCTTCTCGCCATCGGCGTAGTGCAGCAGCGCAATGTTGGCGGTACGGTTCGGGTCGTACTCGATGTGAGCAACCTTGGCCGGAATGCCATCTTTGTCGGTGCGGCGGAAGTCGATCACGCGGTAGCGACGCTTGTGGCCACCACCCTTGTGACGAACGGTGATGTGGCCGTGTACGTTACGGCCGCCCTTCTTGGGCAGGGGGCGAAGCAGAGACTTTTCCGGATTCGAGCGAGTGATCTCGTCGAATTGGGAAACGGAGCTCTGGCGGCGACCCGGGGTTGTCGGCTTGTATTTACGAATAGCCATAGTTTGTCCTTACCTCGACCCTTAAGCGGCGGAGCCGCCGAAGATGTCGATTGCGTCGCTGCCTTCACGAAGCGTCACGTATGCGCGCTTGGTTGCCTTGCGTCGGCCGTAGCCGGTGCGGGTGCGCTTGCGCTTGCCCTCACGGTTCACGGTGTTCACGGAGGCGACCTTCACGCCGAAAATGCGCTCCACGGCATCCTTGATCTGCGTCTTGTGGGCGGTGGGAGCAACAAAGAACGTGTAGGTTCCCTGCTCCATCAGGCCATAAGACTTCTCAGAGACGACCGGTGCGAGGATGATGTCGCGGGGGTCTGCGATCTTAGCCATTAGTTCTCCTCCTTCTCCGCGCCCTGGACGCGGTTGATGAAGGTGTTGAGAGCCTCAACCGAGAACACAACGTCGTCTGCATTCAGAACGTCGTAGGTGTTGAGCTGGTCTTCGAACAAAACGTTCACACCAGGCAGGTTGCGGGCGCTCTTCTGAGCATTCTCGTCTGCGCGGCCGACCACGAACAGGATGCTGCGGCGATCGGTGAGGCGCTCGAAGAATGCGCGTGCGGACTTGGTGGAAGGAGTCTGACCAGGCACCAATTCGGTGAGCACGTGGATGCGCTCGTTACGAGCACGATCGGACAGTGCGCCGAACAGAGCAGCCTTGATCATCTTCTTGGGGGTGCGCTGAGCATAGTCGCGCGGCTTGGGGCCGTGCGAGATGCCGCCGCCGGTGAAGTGAGGTGCACGGATCGAGCCCTGACGAGCGCGACCGGTGCCCTTCTGGCGGAACGGCTTGCGACCACCACCGCGCACCTCTGCGCGGGTCTTGGTGGAGTGAGTGCCCTGACGACGTGCTGCAAGCTGTGCGTTGACTACCTGGTGCAGGAGTGCAACGGACACCTCGCGGTCGAAGATTGCTGCAGGCAGCTCTACGGAGCCGTCGGTAGCACCCTCAGCGGTGTGGACGTCCAACTTCAGATTGGTCATGCGTGTGCACCGCCCTTCACTGCGGTCTTAACGGTTACGATGCCGCCACGGTTGCCCGGGATCGCACCCTTGATCAGGATGAGGTTGGCATCGGCGTCAATCTTTTGAACCTTGAGGTTCTGGGTGGTGACGCGGTCATTACCCATGCGGCCTGCCATGCGCTTGCCCTTGAACACGCGGCCCGGGGTGGCAGCCTGGCCAATGGAACCCACACGACGGTGAGCGGCCTGGTTACCGTGGGCTGCGCCTTGTCCGGCAAAGCCGTGGCGCTTCATGCCACCGGCGTAGCCCTTACCCTTGGAGGTACCGGTGACGTCTACGAAGGTCACGCCTTCGAAGATTTCAACGGTGACGTCCTGACCAACCTCGTAGGCAGAAACATCATCCATACGGATTTCTGCTACGTGGCGGCGGGGGGTAACGCCAGCTTTCTTAAAGTGACCCGCCTGAGGCTTCTTTACCTTGCGGGGGTCGATGTCGCCGTAGGCGATTTGGATGGCGTTGTAGCCATCGGTTTCGGTGGTGCGAATCTGGGTGACCACGCACGGACCAGCTTCAACGACGGTGACCGGAATGACTCGGTTCTCCTCGTCGAAGATCTGGGTCATGCCGAGCTTGGTGCCCAAGATGCCCTTGATCTCTGTTTCACTCATTAGTTATTCTCCGCTGCCAAAAATTTCGTCGATCACTGAATGTTCACGTCGACGCTGGCCGGAAGGTCGATGCGCATGAGAGCGTCAACCGTCT
This window of the Corynebacterium pseudopelargi genome carries:
- the rplW gene encoding 50S ribosomal protein L23, giving the protein MAKIADPRDIILAPVVSEKSYGLMEQGTYTFFVAPTAHKTQIKDAVERIFGVKVASVNTVNREGKRKRTRTGYGRRKATKRAYVTLREGSDAIDIFGGSAA
- the rplD gene encoding 50S ribosomal protein L4 codes for the protein MTNLKLDVHTAEGATDGSVELPAAIFDREVSVALLHQVVNAQLAARRQGTHSTKTRAEVRGGGRKPFRQKGTGRARQGSIRAPHFTGGGISHGPKPRDYAQRTPKKMIKAALFGALSDRARNERIHVLTELVPGQTPSTKSARAFFERLTDRRSILFVVGRADENAQKSARNLPGVNVLFEDQLNTYDVLNADDVVFSVEALNTFINRVQGAEKEEN
- the rplC gene encoding 50S ribosomal protein L3; the protein is MSETEIKGILGTKLGMTQIFDEENRVIPVTVVEAGPCVVTQIRTTETDGYNAIQIAYGDIDPRKVKKPQAGHFKKAGVTPRRHVAEIRMDDVSAYEVGQDVTVEIFEGVTFVDVTGTSKGKGYAGGMKRHGFAGQGAAHGNQAAHRRVGSIGQAATPGRVFKGKRMAGRMGNDRVTTQNLKVQKIDADANLILIKGAIPGNRGGIVTVKTAVKGGAHA
- the rplB gene encoding 50S ribosomal protein L2, which translates into the protein MAIRKYKPTTPGRRQSSVSQFDEITRSNPEKSLLRPLPKKGGRNVHGHITVRHKGGGHKRRYRVIDFRRTDKDGIPAKVAHIEYDPNRTANIALLHYADGEKRYIIAPKNLKQGQIIEAGANADIKVGNNLPLRNIPAGTVVHCVELKPGAGAKLARSAGASIQLLGKAGKYAVLRMPSSEIRRVDIRCRATVGEVGNADQINIRWGKAGRMRWKGVRPTVRGVVMNPVDHPHGGGEGKTSGGRHPVSPWGKKEGRTRNPNRYSNKMIVQRRRTNKSKKR